In a single window of the Drosophila miranda strain MSH22 chromosome XL, D.miranda_PacBio2.1, whole genome shotgun sequence genome:
- the LOC108156634 gene encoding 6-phosphofructo-2-kinase/fructose-2,6-bisphosphatase 1 isoform X1, with protein MAQCCGSSSPCSISSSAPSNAAAPAPAPAPVPNQMTGQSLLLSAAGTNTTSAAAPVPGAPAYLQEQQQQKQQLTDTETTSNQILSASEKNISGSSSSSSSGSRHISFESSQKNDREEESNTGHGHGHGDDGHGDVINDDEDVVGTLPLSLPLLSIKKKNTLLSRPSCAPRSSSYSDLCSCRNCESSASSSSASSTSSSSSTSQESGAAAGIPRSAVTKQLVRSVTATSIMDMPYNTSPSLRVRTTSLNQLKKTADLAIENELHVCPSVMSEELRKLLPPTSETVMTKPFPIRGERTIADCTTPHVIAMVGLPARGKTFISKKLARYLNWIGIATRVFNLGEYRRHATTAYKSHEFFRADNEVAMAIRNKCANHALHDSCEWLLSGQGSIAVFDATNSTRDRRQLIYDIVVKQHGFRLFFVESICNDPQIIEQNILEVKVSSPDYLNMNTELVVRDFLQRIEHYEERYQPIDEVTESHLSFMKVYNAGKKVVVYNNEGHVESRIVYYLMNIHITPRTIYLTRHGESEHNLSGLIGGDSNLSARGHQYGRALSAFIAQQQIDGLRVWTSWMKRAIQTVADVKAPQERWKALNEIDAGHCEEMTYEQIKERFPEEFKARDVNKFAYRYPRGESYEDLVARLEPVIMELERQGNVLVVSHQAVLRCLFAYFLDKSADELPYLYVPLHTVIKLTPVAYGCKVEHIKLPIDAVDTHRPKPKIPGDVSEPGLDGLSGELVAPDGVGKVLIVGDDVATATNGNGGRVDAQAHQ; from the coding sequence cagcagcaggaaccaacacaacatcagcagcagcaccagtaCCTGGAGCCCCTGCGTATCttcaagaacaacaacaacagaagcaACAATTGACAGACACAGAAACAACTTCTAACCAAATACTTTCAGCCAGCGAGAAGAacatcagcggcagcagcagtagcagcagcagcggaagcCGGCATATAAGCTTTGAAAGTAGCCAGAAAAACGATAGGGAAGAAGAGAGCAACaccggacacggacacggacacggagaCGACGGACACGGCGACGTGAtcaacgacgacgaggacgtTGTAGGAACATTGCCATTGTCATTGCCATTGCTTTCCATTAAGAAGAAAAATACCCTCCTATCCCGTCCTTCCTGCGCACCACGCTCCTCCTCATACTCGGATCTGTGCAGCTGCCGAAACTGTGAATCAAGCGCCTCGTCATCATCAGCCTCGTCCACATCCTCCTCATCTTCCACGTCCCAGGAGTCGGGCGCAGCGGCAGGCATCCCACGATCCGCTGTTACCAAGCAGCTTGTACGCTCCGTGACCGCCACCAGCATCATGGACATGCCCTACAACACATCGCCCTCGCTACGCGTGCGCACCACCTCACTGAATCAGCTGAAAAAGACCGCCGACCTGGCGATAGAGAACGAGCTTCATGTGTGCCCCTCGGTGATGTCCGAGGAGCTGCGCAAGCTCCTGCCACCCACCTCGGAGACGGTGATGACGAAGCCCTTCCCCATCCGCGGCGAGCGGACAATCGCTGACTGCACCACCCCGCACGTTATAGCGATGGTGGGCCTGCCGGCCAGGGGCAAGACCTTCATCTCGAAGAAGCTGGCGCGCTACCTCAACTGGATTGGGATCGCGACGCGCGTGTTCAACCTGGGCGAGTACCGACGCCACGCCACCACGGCCTACAAGTCGCACGAGTTCTTCCGCGCCGACAACGAGGTGGCGATGGCCATCAGGAACAAGTGTGCCAACCATGCGCTGCACGACTCGTGCGAGTGGCTGCTGAGCGGCCAGGGCAGCATTGCTGTGTTCGATGCCACCAACTCGACCCGGGACCGGCGACAGCTCATCTACGATATCGTGGTGAAGCAGCACGGCTTCCGTCTGTTCTTCGTGGAGTCGATCTGCAACGATCCGCAGATCATAGAACAGAACATTCTGGAGGTGAAGGTGAGTTCGCCGGACTACCTTAACATGAACACGGAGCTGGTGGTGCGGGACTTCCTGCAGCGCATCGAGCACTACGAGGAGCGCTACCAGCCGATCGACGAGGTCACTGAGTCGCATCTCAGCTTCATGAAGGTCTACAACGCTGGCAAGAAGGTGGTTGTCTACAACAACGAGGGTCACGTGGAGTCGCGCATCGTCTACTATCTGATGAACATACACATCACGCCGCGCACCATCTATCTGACACGGCATGGCGAGAGCGAGCACAACCTGAGCGGGCTGATTGGCGGCGACTCGAACCTGAGCGCCCGCGGCCATCAGTACGGCCGGGCCCTGTCCGCTTTCATTGCGCAGCAGCAGATCGACGGGCTGCGTGTGTGGACCTCGTGGATGAAGCGAGCCATCCAGACGGTGGCCGACGTGAAGGCGCCCCAAGAGCGCTGGAAGGCGCTCAACGAGATCGATGCCGGCCACTGCGAGGAGATGACCTACGAGCAGATCAAGGAGCGCTTCCCCGAAGAGTTCAAGGCACGCGATGTCAACAAGTTCGCGTATCGCTATCCGCGCGGCGAGAGCTACGAGGATCTGGTGGCGCGCCTGGAGCCCGTCATCATGGAGCTGGAGAGGCAGGGGAATGTCCTGGTCGTGTCCCACCAGGCGGTTCTGCGCTGCCTCTTCGCCTACTTCCTGGACAAGTCCGCCGATGAGCTGCCCTACCTGTATGTGCCCCTGCACACCGTCATCAAGCTCACCCCCGTGGCCTACGGCTGCAAGGTGGAGCACATCAAGCTGCCCATCGACGCGGTGGACACGCACCGTCCCAAGCCCAAGATACCCGGCGACGTGAGCGAGCCCGGGCTCGACGGTCTCAGCGGTGAGCTGGTGGCGCCCGATGGCGTTGGCAAGGTGCTTATTGTTGGCGATGATGTGGCAACGGCAACGAATGGTAATGGCGGACGCGTCGATGCCCAAGCCCACCAATGA
- the LOC108156634 gene encoding 6-phosphofructo-2-kinase/fructose-2,6-bisphosphatase 1 isoform X2: protein MAQCCGSSSPCSISSSAPSNAAAPAPAPAPVPNQMTGQSLLLSAGTNTTSAAAPVPGAPAYLQEQQQQKQQLTDTETTSNQILSASEKNISGSSSSSSSGSRHISFESSQKNDREEESNTGHGHGHGDDGHGDVINDDEDVVGTLPLSLPLLSIKKKNTLLSRPSCAPRSSSYSDLCSCRNCESSASSSSASSTSSSSSTSQESGAAAGIPRSAVTKQLVRSVTATSIMDMPYNTSPSLRVRTTSLNQLKKTADLAIENELHVCPSVMSEELRKLLPPTSETVMTKPFPIRGERTIADCTTPHVIAMVGLPARGKTFISKKLARYLNWIGIATRVFNLGEYRRHATTAYKSHEFFRADNEVAMAIRNKCANHALHDSCEWLLSGQGSIAVFDATNSTRDRRQLIYDIVVKQHGFRLFFVESICNDPQIIEQNILEVKVSSPDYLNMNTELVVRDFLQRIEHYEERYQPIDEVTESHLSFMKVYNAGKKVVVYNNEGHVESRIVYYLMNIHITPRTIYLTRHGESEHNLSGLIGGDSNLSARGHQYGRALSAFIAQQQIDGLRVWTSWMKRAIQTVADVKAPQERWKALNEIDAGHCEEMTYEQIKERFPEEFKARDVNKFAYRYPRGESYEDLVARLEPVIMELERQGNVLVVSHQAVLRCLFAYFLDKSADELPYLYVPLHTVIKLTPVAYGCKVEHIKLPIDAVDTHRPKPKIPGDVSEPGLDGLSGELVAPDGVGKVLIVGDDVATATNGNGGRVDAQAHQ from the coding sequence cagcaggaaccaacacaacatcagcagcagcaccagtaCCTGGAGCCCCTGCGTATCttcaagaacaacaacaacagaagcaACAATTGACAGACACAGAAACAACTTCTAACCAAATACTTTCAGCCAGCGAGAAGAacatcagcggcagcagcagtagcagcagcagcggaagcCGGCATATAAGCTTTGAAAGTAGCCAGAAAAACGATAGGGAAGAAGAGAGCAACaccggacacggacacggacacggagaCGACGGACACGGCGACGTGAtcaacgacgacgaggacgtTGTAGGAACATTGCCATTGTCATTGCCATTGCTTTCCATTAAGAAGAAAAATACCCTCCTATCCCGTCCTTCCTGCGCACCACGCTCCTCCTCATACTCGGATCTGTGCAGCTGCCGAAACTGTGAATCAAGCGCCTCGTCATCATCAGCCTCGTCCACATCCTCCTCATCTTCCACGTCCCAGGAGTCGGGCGCAGCGGCAGGCATCCCACGATCCGCTGTTACCAAGCAGCTTGTACGCTCCGTGACCGCCACCAGCATCATGGACATGCCCTACAACACATCGCCCTCGCTACGCGTGCGCACCACCTCACTGAATCAGCTGAAAAAGACCGCCGACCTGGCGATAGAGAACGAGCTTCATGTGTGCCCCTCGGTGATGTCCGAGGAGCTGCGCAAGCTCCTGCCACCCACCTCGGAGACGGTGATGACGAAGCCCTTCCCCATCCGCGGCGAGCGGACAATCGCTGACTGCACCACCCCGCACGTTATAGCGATGGTGGGCCTGCCGGCCAGGGGCAAGACCTTCATCTCGAAGAAGCTGGCGCGCTACCTCAACTGGATTGGGATCGCGACGCGCGTGTTCAACCTGGGCGAGTACCGACGCCACGCCACCACGGCCTACAAGTCGCACGAGTTCTTCCGCGCCGACAACGAGGTGGCGATGGCCATCAGGAACAAGTGTGCCAACCATGCGCTGCACGACTCGTGCGAGTGGCTGCTGAGCGGCCAGGGCAGCATTGCTGTGTTCGATGCCACCAACTCGACCCGGGACCGGCGACAGCTCATCTACGATATCGTGGTGAAGCAGCACGGCTTCCGTCTGTTCTTCGTGGAGTCGATCTGCAACGATCCGCAGATCATAGAACAGAACATTCTGGAGGTGAAGGTGAGTTCGCCGGACTACCTTAACATGAACACGGAGCTGGTGGTGCGGGACTTCCTGCAGCGCATCGAGCACTACGAGGAGCGCTACCAGCCGATCGACGAGGTCACTGAGTCGCATCTCAGCTTCATGAAGGTCTACAACGCTGGCAAGAAGGTGGTTGTCTACAACAACGAGGGTCACGTGGAGTCGCGCATCGTCTACTATCTGATGAACATACACATCACGCCGCGCACCATCTATCTGACACGGCATGGCGAGAGCGAGCACAACCTGAGCGGGCTGATTGGCGGCGACTCGAACCTGAGCGCCCGCGGCCATCAGTACGGCCGGGCCCTGTCCGCTTTCATTGCGCAGCAGCAGATCGACGGGCTGCGTGTGTGGACCTCGTGGATGAAGCGAGCCATCCAGACGGTGGCCGACGTGAAGGCGCCCCAAGAGCGCTGGAAGGCGCTCAACGAGATCGATGCCGGCCACTGCGAGGAGATGACCTACGAGCAGATCAAGGAGCGCTTCCCCGAAGAGTTCAAGGCACGCGATGTCAACAAGTTCGCGTATCGCTATCCGCGCGGCGAGAGCTACGAGGATCTGGTGGCGCGCCTGGAGCCCGTCATCATGGAGCTGGAGAGGCAGGGGAATGTCCTGGTCGTGTCCCACCAGGCGGTTCTGCGCTGCCTCTTCGCCTACTTCCTGGACAAGTCCGCCGATGAGCTGCCCTACCTGTATGTGCCCCTGCACACCGTCATCAAGCTCACCCCCGTGGCCTACGGCTGCAAGGTGGAGCACATCAAGCTGCCCATCGACGCGGTGGACACGCACCGTCCCAAGCCCAAGATACCCGGCGACGTGAGCGAGCCCGGGCTCGACGGTCTCAGCGGTGAGCTGGTGGCGCCCGATGGCGTTGGCAAGGTGCTTATTGTTGGCGATGATGTGGCAACGGCAACGAATGGTAATGGCGGACGCGTCGATGCCCAAGCCCACCAATGA
- the LOC108156634 gene encoding 6-phosphofructo-2-kinase/fructose-2,6-bisphosphatase 1 isoform X3, which produces MDMPYNTSPSLRVRTTSLNQLKKTADLAIENELHVCPSVMSEELRKLLPPTSETVMTKPFPIRGERTIADCTTPHVIAMVGLPARGKTFISKKLARYLNWIGIATRVFNLGEYRRHATTAYKSHEFFRADNEVAMAIRNKCANHALHDSCEWLLSGQGSIAVFDATNSTRDRRQLIYDIVVKQHGFRLFFVESICNDPQIIEQNILEVKVSSPDYLNMNTELVVRDFLQRIEHYEERYQPIDEVTESHLSFMKVYNAGKKVVVYNNEGHVESRIVYYLMNIHITPRTIYLTRHGESEHNLSGLIGGDSNLSARGHQYGRALSAFIAQQQIDGLRVWTSWMKRAIQTVADVKAPQERWKALNEIDAGHCEEMTYEQIKERFPEEFKARDVNKFAYRYPRGESYEDLVARLEPVIMELERQGNVLVVSHQAVLRCLFAYFLDKSADELPYLYVPLHTVIKLTPVAYGCKVEHIKLPIDAVDTHRPKPKIPGDVSEPGLDGLSGELVAPDGVGKVLIVGDDVATATNGNGGRVDAQAHQ; this is translated from the coding sequence ATGGACATGCCCTACAACACATCGCCCTCGCTACGCGTGCGCACCACCTCACTGAATCAGCTGAAAAAGACCGCCGACCTGGCGATAGAGAACGAGCTTCATGTGTGCCCCTCGGTGATGTCCGAGGAGCTGCGCAAGCTCCTGCCACCCACCTCGGAGACGGTGATGACGAAGCCCTTCCCCATCCGCGGCGAGCGGACAATCGCTGACTGCACCACCCCGCACGTTATAGCGATGGTGGGCCTGCCGGCCAGGGGCAAGACCTTCATCTCGAAGAAGCTGGCGCGCTACCTCAACTGGATTGGGATCGCGACGCGCGTGTTCAACCTGGGCGAGTACCGACGCCACGCCACCACGGCCTACAAGTCGCACGAGTTCTTCCGCGCCGACAACGAGGTGGCGATGGCCATCAGGAACAAGTGTGCCAACCATGCGCTGCACGACTCGTGCGAGTGGCTGCTGAGCGGCCAGGGCAGCATTGCTGTGTTCGATGCCACCAACTCGACCCGGGACCGGCGACAGCTCATCTACGATATCGTGGTGAAGCAGCACGGCTTCCGTCTGTTCTTCGTGGAGTCGATCTGCAACGATCCGCAGATCATAGAACAGAACATTCTGGAGGTGAAGGTGAGTTCGCCGGACTACCTTAACATGAACACGGAGCTGGTGGTGCGGGACTTCCTGCAGCGCATCGAGCACTACGAGGAGCGCTACCAGCCGATCGACGAGGTCACTGAGTCGCATCTCAGCTTCATGAAGGTCTACAACGCTGGCAAGAAGGTGGTTGTCTACAACAACGAGGGTCACGTGGAGTCGCGCATCGTCTACTATCTGATGAACATACACATCACGCCGCGCACCATCTATCTGACACGGCATGGCGAGAGCGAGCACAACCTGAGCGGGCTGATTGGCGGCGACTCGAACCTGAGCGCCCGCGGCCATCAGTACGGCCGGGCCCTGTCCGCTTTCATTGCGCAGCAGCAGATCGACGGGCTGCGTGTGTGGACCTCGTGGATGAAGCGAGCCATCCAGACGGTGGCCGACGTGAAGGCGCCCCAAGAGCGCTGGAAGGCGCTCAACGAGATCGATGCCGGCCACTGCGAGGAGATGACCTACGAGCAGATCAAGGAGCGCTTCCCCGAAGAGTTCAAGGCACGCGATGTCAACAAGTTCGCGTATCGCTATCCGCGCGGCGAGAGCTACGAGGATCTGGTGGCGCGCCTGGAGCCCGTCATCATGGAGCTGGAGAGGCAGGGGAATGTCCTGGTCGTGTCCCACCAGGCGGTTCTGCGCTGCCTCTTCGCCTACTTCCTGGACAAGTCCGCCGATGAGCTGCCCTACCTGTATGTGCCCCTGCACACCGTCATCAAGCTCACCCCCGTGGCCTACGGCTGCAAGGTGGAGCACATCAAGCTGCCCATCGACGCGGTGGACACGCACCGTCCCAAGCCCAAGATACCCGGCGACGTGAGCGAGCCCGGGCTCGACGGTCTCAGCGGTGAGCTGGTGGCGCCCGATGGCGTTGGCAAGGTGCTTATTGTTGGCGATGATGTGGCAACGGCAACGAATGGTAATGGCGGACGCGTCGATGCCCAAGCCCACCAATGA